The Micropterus dolomieu isolate WLL.071019.BEF.003 ecotype Adirondacks linkage group LG23, ASM2129224v1, whole genome shotgun sequence DNA window gtgaacatttacagctgtaatcaacttttttttaagaATACCAAAGTCTATCTCACTGTTAGGCAAGGgtgcaaaaataataaattaatcaaattcaaaatctccGTCAGGAGATTGTCCACATTCACTAACCTGCCACATCTGAGTGGAATGGCAGGTTTGTGGAATATGTGCCATGTGTCCCACATATAGAAAACAATGAATATGATGTCATCATTATGTTATTGTCATTGGAGAAGAGACAAACTGAATAATTGTTTCGTCCCTGTCTGGAGAACTGAAGTGACATGGCACAACCTAAGCACCTTTCTTAAAAGCAGTGGACTGTGGGTTTTTGTCTCATTGTTGCCTCTTTGGAACATGTGTCTGTTGATCAAAGTATTGGGCCTTTGATGAGTGCCTTTCTTAATATCTACCCTCAAATCACAAATGTGCTGTTAggatatgtatttatttaaggCTGACTATTTGTgtgatttcattatttattttgggtgtaaaaacaaaatggtgaTTCAGACGCACATATGACGTGCAAATGTACAACATCCAGCATTTACTTTAGTGTGATTTATGCTCccacaaccctgtacgcaggctaagcggttgacaatggatggatggatggtgatTTATGCTGGGGAAAAAGTAATAAAGCACATATTGCACATTAAAACCACACACCTGCTACCGTACAGCAACAAATAACAAGCAGACAACACTTATGTGAAACAGGGAAAGGATGAATCCAGGTTTATTCAAATTGCTGCTCTTTGTTCGATAAAGGGTATTTTATAATATGCACATTTGCAAAATGTCTGACTAAAAAAACTTTGTGGATTTTAATCTGCTCCAGTCCAAAGCATTAATGCAAGTACTGAACAaatatttcattcataattttTATATTACTTAACACTGACGTTCATCCTCCTAGTTTTTGCTCCAACACATTTATAGTTGATATCTTCTTTTGCTCACTAAATAATTCCTTTTCCATCCAGCTATAGATTCATGGAAATGTGTGAGCCATGGcagtttaaaattttaaatctgTATACTCTAATTTGTAAGTGGTACCAAGGGATCAATGTAGAACTTGAATTATTGTATGTTAATATAATTgttttgttgaaataaatgtCAGTGTTAAAGCGTACGTATACATTTTCCTTTTCCCTCAAACTTTGTTTACATGTAATCAGCCATTCCACAAGTGACTTTAGTTAACTACACTGCCTTCAGTGTTGATTCAGGAACTGATATTGTTTGAAatcatttataaatttatttGAACACAATACATTCTGTAGCATGACAGGGCACCAGGCATGAAGTTAGATCAAAAATTACAGTGACTACAAACACGTGCCACAGTGAATTATTTCaagatattttatgtttattttataaaaaaaaacaaaaagaaccaAAAAGGACCCCACCACCCCCTATAAAAATATAGCAAAATACTCCCAACAGGCACACTTTTACAAATCATCAGCTTCATTGGATGATTTTGCCTTTTCTACAATTTTCAAACACTGATCTGAAAATTCAACAAACAGTGGCTCCTGCATGGCAGCCTTCATCGCATCATCTTTGCTGTCTGCACTGTCGATGGAGCGTAATAACTGTCTCAGATGGGGGTTGCAAAGAAGATCTCTTAGCTCTTTTGACTGTCCTGTAGAGGAAATGAGGAAAAACATGAATTACCCACATCTGAATGAAAATTAATGTGGTCATTAGTTAATACTAATATCATATAAAAGAAAGAGATTTAGGATTTTCAACTGCTGCACcaacagactgcagagcagctttcccccccaagctatcagacttttaaactcaatattcatcctcagcactgctccactgaatacagtttattattttatttctgtttaccatttttacaattgcttttatatgtatatggtctgctatgtagcagaagggagttacaaactcaatttcacttaacacctgttgtattgtgacaaataaatctaccttgtaatATAAAATACGTTTTAAACGAAGTAACATTGGACATGGAATACTGCTGCCAACAGTGTTGATTAAAACTGAAGCATTAAGAGCAGACCAAAGGTAGTGTTGGATTAATACCTAACAGCTGGAGCCTCTGCAGAGGCACTTTGTCGATGATGTCATTTTCATGCAGAAGATCCTCAACAGTCCAGGGCTCTATTAAGACAGTAAAGCAAAAAGTGCATTTCACAAAGATCATCAGATAATGGCTGTGTTCATACTACTAAATAAACAGCTTTGACAAATAAAGGAACAAATTTTTGTCTTCAGCTTGTCCTATCTCCTCTCTACCTGTAATATGAACAGCGAAATGCACAATTTGGTCACAACCTGTCAGACATCAAGCATTAGAGATTatcataaaagttttttttttttttttaccaaccCAGTTTACCCTATAGGTAAACTGAATTCACTGAAATATAAAACCGCATGAGCCAATAAGCACTAAAAGGTGAATTTCTGTATGGTTTCTTTGTCCATATTCCCCACCTATTAtaattcatttcatttgtgCACTTTCTGCCTGATATGGACACATTTCACAAAGGAATAGAATCACAGGAATAAGAGACACACCATACCAGGGTTGAAAGCATCCTTAGCTTCAGGATCAATGggtgcaggctgatcaacaggAAGACACGTGTCTATGGAAAAATTGTGAAAGACAAAATTTCCACTGGGGATAAGTGGATGATCAGCAGCACAATATTTCCTTTGAGTAAAACCACAGTTTGTCTAAACATCACATAACTACATCACTAAAATATTACCTTTATGCCTCTTATAACAGCCAAGTGAACAACtgtaagagaaaaaaacaatccaAATTATAATAATGACCTCTGTGCAATACTGAATCAAGGTAATACACCGTGACATCTGAACATATGAATtaaacaatcaatcaaaatcTATTCATGGTGGATCAGCAGTGCCCTATGGCGTCAAATCGCAAATCGCTTTGACCTACGTGGGTTGCCGTCCCATGTGATGTTGATGTCCAAAATTATTTTCACGTGTGGACATTTACTTATAGACTTAAATTTTATTGTCTGTAAACTGATCATATTTTTCTCTGTTGTGAATTTATAAGTTACAAGCgtttcatgtttaaaaatcTAGGAACCAGGGTCATGTTAAACAAACAGACAAGCTGGTTgctatgttaacgttagctattatattttgtcttcttttaagATAGGTCTTACAAACGTATCTACCAGAACCACAGAAAAGGGTCTTACTTTGTTTTCTACTCTCAGATGACTCTTTAAAATTTGACAAGCAACGTAAAGAAACTAACGTTAATTCAGCCGAAGTAAGTAATCggaagctaacgttagttaactgGAGGTTAGCTAGCTTGCAAAGTTATTTAAAGTTACTTACTATCTTATTTTGCAGGCTGGACATCTATATTTCGGCGTCTGCTCGCTGCACACACTGCATATCTGCATAATGGCggtcaaaaataaataaaagacgaATAAATCGGTCAATTTGCTAGCAGCTGAAACATGTGAAGGACAGGACGGGAAGTTCTAGTAGTTCCGGTTGCGCAATCcttccttcaaaataaaagctggtGAAGTCGCCTACGGTCCAGTAGTTCATCAACACTAATAATATACTAACACTGGTTAAGTATTGGCGACCCTATGGTTCAGCTGAGGTATGCTTAACCTTTTCATACATTATTTATGCAACTTTTCAATTATCACTGTTTAGTCTTCATCACCCAGTTAAAGACACTGGTTTAGGAACCTTGTTTGGATAGGAATATGGTGCTTTTCTAAAATTGAGTGAAACCCCAAATAGCTCTTACCGTTGAAAGTGATCATAcaatttaaaatgcacaaatatatAGGTCTAGGTGGCAGGCCATATCCTACGTAAACAGTAGGCCCTCATTCCCCCCCTGAGAAAACActggacacagagaggagggaaaaatCCATAGAGAGAAGAAAGATTGTTGGGTACATTGATGATGTAAAGAAAAATGGGAGGGATAGATTCCGCAGAAactgtacaaacacaaaactgtgATAAGCCAGTTGTATTAAATTGACTAGAAATGGTCAGTTATGAAcaatagaaataaaacaatccaAAGTAGTCTAGTTAACATCAGTTTTTATTgggagaaaaatacaaaatacagtataatatcTTCGGCACCCACAGAAATGACTATATATGTTTATCAAGCACACACCACTGACCTATATAGCTCAAGACACAAGATTCTTGCACAGCTGTAACTTGAGAGTAGCAGGTCTAGTATGGAACGGAGAACCGTTTCGTAACATGATTACAGGACATATTCCCGCTGTCACAGCGCTCCAGATCACTGGGTCAGGGAAGACGGACACTTGGCCATGGTCAACATCAGAAATCCAAGTTGTGTCCGAATCTGTGTGGAAATCAGAATGAAATGGTCATCAAAAATCATATCCTGCAACTAaaggttatttttattatctaaTCACCTGCAGATTATTTCCTTAACCCATCATTTGGTCTATACTGTAAGAAAACAATAAACTATGTTCATCATCACGATTTCCCAAAGCCCATGTTGACTTAATCcatttgtttggtttgtctgACCAGCAGCCTCAAggccaaatatattcagtttacaaggATACACAACAGGGAAAAACTGGAAATCCTCATATTTGGGAAGCTGCAACCAGTGAATATTtagcttttttgtttaaaaatcaaTCTAAATGTAAATTGTTGACAATTTCTGTCCATTGACTAATAAATTAATTGTGTCTTTTCCAGCTCTATCTTTGTTTTTACTATGCTGGTCTGAGTTATGGTGAAAAATAATCCAATTTTAAAGCATcaaaatgtcatatttattCCAGCAGTGCAAAAAATGGGggattgtttgattttattatggTACAAACAGAATGGGcgaaagaaaaacatgttaaaaggaAAATGATGATTCATATCAGAGTGACCCAGATTAGAACAAAGCAAACTTGAATTTTCCAGTGTAGATTACAGTGATCCTGCCTGCGATCACAAAAGCAGGCGTTGTTCACCTCTAGTCAACTGCTTGACTAGTCTGCAGGTTCTCCTTGTAAATAGCAGGAGGAAGGTTGTTCTATCACAAAGGCCgattgttgaaaaaaaataaacaaacccTATTTTCAGACTGCAGAGGCACACTGTTACCTGTAAACATCGAGGAAAACCATCAAGAGGACGCACTCTTGGTTCTCCTGCGTTTCATTTCGCTGTTGTGAAATTTTTCTGCTATCTTCCTCTCGTGTCCCGCGGGGCAATGGCGGTTTGTGTTCAGCTCGATTTCTCTCTTGGTTCTCCCTTTGCCACAAGCATGACACGAGTATTCACGCAGATTGTAATAGTCATATTGATCGTAATGCGCTTCCTCGAAAGAAACAAATCTCTCCATGTCTGTCGCCATTTGGAAACGGAATGCAGCGGTTTTCACCAGACGAGTCCAGCAGCGAGTAAACAGATGATATCACCCTGTGTTTATATACAAGCAGTCACGTGATCGTGGCTGTGCCACTCGGTACCTCTCACTGAGGAAATGTACACTAAAGCCtgctttaataaatatatagtcATGGTTATTTGAAAATTTTGCTACTTCtagttttttatgttatttatctgtgtgtatttttccaACGCATATTCGTGACTCATGAAtctgttctttttattttatttttctgtttcgtGAATACCCTATTTGAACAAGTGAGGTATGCATAGGTGTCGCTtgcactggggacatgtccccaccactttttgaaatagctgattttgtccccatcactttttgaaagtatttgttaaatgtttctgataaaatgtttgcatcaagaaatgttaaataagaaatgaaaatgctttgagaaaggtttatttgcacaataagaaacatgcaatgcaatgtaaatatctaagaaacgaatgtgcattgtccaagaaagtaacttaagctaaaaaaaacaagttcctgattactacattacattatatttttatcctTTGCATTGTCAAAATCAGTAGTGAATATTTATTCTAATATCCTCTTGATTTGTTCACGTCTCAGGAACAAGTGTATcactaatctgagcccttaaatgttcCAAGTGACACCCTTGGAAGTGTgtatgacaaaataaacaacattcaTATCAAATCAATGTGTAGCATTAAATTTGTTGTAGTAACAATGTTGCAAACGCGTAATTATTTTTGAGGAAGTACGTTTTGGGGATTTTAGAGTGTGTATCCATTCATTCATTGCGCGCTGTTATGAGTGACCCAGAGATGTTTGCTGACATTTTAGATGATTAAAGGTAAGTGTGTCAGCACAGAAGGCCGTGGTCagagtgtgtttacagtgttttgtCCCTGCGCACCGCGGCCCGCCCCTCACGGTGTGGCGCGTCCTGACGTTTTTCCACGTCGCAGTTGTGTCAGGCGGCCtcgctgcgtgtgtgtgcgtgtctccAGCTAGGCCAGAGAATGATGGCGGCGCCCGTCCTGAGAGTGTCCACCCCTCGGTGGGAAAGAATAGCTAGGCTTCTTGTTTGCCTGCTGGGCATACTGTTGTCTCTATATGCCTTTCACGTCGAGAGGGAAAAGGCTCGGGATCCGAGTTATAAGGCTATGTGCGACGTCAGcagctccatcagctgttcaaAAGTGTTCAGCTCAAGGTAATTTGAATTCAGCAAAGAGCGCTCAATGAAGCTGCTATTGTGGCAATCTGGGAAGGGCTGCGCGGTTCAAACTGTCAGATGCTCTCAGTTAGCTAACATTTGCCGGCTGCCCGCTACCACAAAGGCTACTGCAAACTATGACTGCTGGAGTGCTTAGAGCTGGCTGCTAGTTAAATAACCTGCCTGAAATAAGTAAACTTTTAGCTCATCATGCAATAAGCACATCATTAGCTATCAAGCTCGATGAAGCTAACTACGCTAACTGTTAGCTAACGCATCCCATTTCTTAACGTAATACTTCTTAGCCAGTTAGCTATCAACAGAGAGCGTTGCACAGTTATCATCTGAAAGGTTGCTTATTGCTAATGTTGACTGACCGCACTGGATGCTCTCAGAGAACTTGTGTAACGTTACGGGCAACACATCTGAAACACCAACTTTAGCACGAAAGTTGACGATAGCTTCGTCAGACTACCGTTATTGTTGTGCTTGTTGTCGCCGGATGAAGCCATTCATTACGCCGACCACAAACTAGGATAGTTGGTGGTTAGCTGGCTAAATGTTGATCAGTTCGGGGTAACGCAACTTTTTAACCTACTAGCTAGCGCTCACTTTAGCTGCCATGCTAATGTCAACGGGTGTCCGTCAGTCCAGGGGGTTAAACCCGACACCCTTGCTACCTAAAGGGACAGAGCACAAAACTGCTCCAGAGGTCAGTGGAGGGGACTGTCCCAGTGTTGGCAACCGTAACGTTTCACTGCTGCTCACCATCACACATTGTTACCAGACAGATCAATTGATAGTCTGCACAGATaaaatctgctgctgctggagttttactgtagctgtttgtagTTGGGTTTACTCACAAAGATAAGAGATCACACTTGTGTAAAGCCAGTTTTGTGAAGTTGCCATACCAGCTTCACTGCATGCATTCAGCTATTTATTAAGTTAACCCCACCCCACAGACTCTCACATAATGAGATCCTTTGCAGGCCCTGAACAAATGCTGGCAGCAAAACTAGAATGCAAGTTGATATATTACATATTTGTAAGATGAGTGAGCCAATTATCTGCCTAAAATCTAAAACAGGCTGGGAACCATCAGTTGTGACTTTATGTCTTCAGAAATAGTAAAGGTATGACTGAATGAAAGACATAATTTCCATCCAAACGAAGAATCCTAGCGTTTTCCACTTCAGTCTAAACATTGGTTTTAGGCAGTCTAATCTCTAATGCCATCAAGGGCTATAAAGTCATTACCATTTATTTGAATATAGGAACTTCATATTGTATCTGATAAGtttaattgcttgttttgtgcaTTCCTGAAATGCTTATCTGTTTAAGATAAAGCCTTGAAACATTAGCCAGAatgccccccccacacacacacacacattttgtcaATTCAGTTACTCTGACGCACAATTGGGCATGTGGTTGTGGTAAAGGAGAAGGAATAAAACAAAGGTCTGAGTTACTGAACCAGCCTCTTCTCTCTATGCGCCTGCTGTATAGTAAAAGATGAGACACTTAAACATAATAAGAATATAATAAGGGATATTGAGTTACTGAATAGTGATATACCCGTCTCGTACACACAAGTATGTAAATAGTCCAGTTtgcattcatgtgtttttgaaaatgctggAACTTGCTCATTGATTTATtggaagtcttttttttttttaaataaaaagtcatatGGCAGTAGTACCTGAGGAAGCACTACAGAGCAGAAAGACAGTTTCAGGCCATGTGATAAAGAGTTATATGTTTACTGAACTGAAGTGAAATGACTGTTTTGACACTAAGCGAAATGACTGCACATCTGTCTTATCTTTTAGTGTGCAGGATGTTGTGGTTTTCTTTAGAAAAAGATTACCACAAATAGAAACGTAACAAGATATTAGAACACTTCACCTCGGACTCTAAAAAAACTGTGAtgttttatgattttgtttCATGTTGCTGACAAACAATTAATCGAGGAAGTAATCAGCAGATTcgttgataatgaaaataatcgtttgttgcagctctagttcACTGAACACTTTTCTATAAATTATAATTCGCCTCTCTTAAAACAATATTGTGCTAAACGACCTGGGTCTAAATGTGGTACAcagttttttaaatctgatcTCCGGTCATTTAGTCCGACTCGTTGGGTTTTCATTTTCCTCAGCTGTGATCCAGTTTGTTGAGTTTGCGGCAGTTTTCTTCTGTACTCAGTAATAAAGTCGTAACTGCCTTCTttgctgatgtgtttgtgtgctttagGTGGGGTAGAGGATTTGGACTCTTGGGCTCCATTTTTGGAAATGACAGTGCACTGAACCAACCCAACAGTGTGTACGGCATTGGCTTTTATGCCTTTCAGCTTCTACTGGGTAAGATGTTGTTTTATTCAGGGGGATCTGCCAGTATTGCAAATTCAGGTGACTAGGCTCCCCGGCAATTGCATTAGCAACTAGTGCTGACTCAACACATTGCCTTCCTCTGTCATGGCTATATTTGACTAAATCTGACTCGCATGACACTGACATCATATTTAGTGGCCATTTATACATATGAGTATATTGTTAAACAGGAGGCTCATACTTTTTGAAGCTCATCCTCCTGAACTTTTTGGACTTAATTCTAACTAATTTCTACTAAGACTGCAGAGATAACATACTAGTGTAGTAACAGTATGAATAAACATGTTGATCGAAGGGTCCTTATTGCTGTTCTACAGATAGTGGCTTCATTCTTTAAAGTTTGATTCTCGTTAATGCTGTTTGTCCTAGTCTGATTGCGACACTGACAGTTCAGCGTGATCATACATATTTCTCCTCATGTGGCTTGTTTTAACTTGaagttgccccccccccccccctccggTTACCGTCACATTCTCCTCCACAGTACATTGATGATGTTGCCGACTCAGTCATGCTGGTTTGACATGTTCGCCTGCCGAGTGGCCTGAGGCCCGCCTGGCCACCTGGCACTGGCACAGAACAAGAGGTCCTTTTAGCCACAGCGGTTACCACTCATTTGACTAACACAATAGCAGCCCAGTTAAGCCAAACTGCCACAGAGGTCATGATTTCCATATTAAAGGCAAGATCACTCAGTTTCTGAACATTCATTATTCTCATGACCTTGGTGGACCGTCCCAATATTTCTGAGTAGGCATGACTCAAGAATCTGTACAACCAAGGTTTTAATCTGTGATTAATGCCAGTGTACAGCATGGGACTACTTTTAAAAGGGACTTCACTTTAGACTGACGTGTTCTTATCCACTTGAATTTAATGCTATAGTTGTTCCCTTTCTCATTATAGTTGTCCTTTATTGTGATTGAATTTTATGAAGAGAATAGGGGTGGGTAATATGGATAAAGTCCTCCATAATGCTATATGTTATTTTGTATCACAATATGGAAAAAATATTGGGATGTTGTATATTTTCTGGAAAATGAATTGAGAAACTTTTAatgcactgaacaaaattataaacacatcacttttgtttttgccccaatTCATCacgagctgaactcaaagatctaactatctcactaacacagattttgacagatttgtgaacaatatttgagagaaataccttttgtgtacatagagagagtcttagatctttgagttcagctcatgatgaatgggggcaaaaacaaaagtgttgcgtttataattttgttcctCTCCTGGGCTGCCACAACTTCATAAATGTATAGTGATTGATGTTACCACCTGTatgacagtggtggaagaagttcTCAGATGTTTCACTGAAGTAAAATTAGCAATGCCACattgtaaaaatactttttacagTTTAAAGTCCTGGAGTCAAAATCTTACAGAAGTAAAAGTAGTCATTATGCAGAATACAGAGTAAAcgtactttccaccactggactCACTGAACTGTGAGTCGTCACAGGCCTCAGACCATCTGTGTGGCTCGAGCACATGCAGACAAACCAGAAACTGTTCAGCTGGGTATTTTTACAGGAAGAGAAACCTGGACCTTTAACATTTCAGCTTAGGTGTTGCACAGCCAACCTTTTCGGAAGGATGGATAAATCAGAATGAAAGGGAAGACCTGCCTTATGACGGGGTACGCAAGATAATCTTTGTAGACTAAAAGAATCCTCATCTGTTGTTTAGCAGTAATTTGTTACAAACCTAAGGAAATATCACAAGCTTAGACACTTAGAGAAAATATGACTGCACCTCATGTGACAGTACAGTAATGTGACCAGTCTATTCAGTGTTTAAGCTGAATGACATCACAGGGATACCGATAGCATAAATAGAAAACTGTCTTGAGACTGAAAGCTCTGAGAAAAGAGCAAGAGACTCTTcaggttgtttgtgttttccaaGGTTGTGTCTTTTATGGTCATTTGCCTAagctttagtttttgtttcTTGCCATAGGAATGACTGTCAGTGCAATGGCCGCCCTTATTCTCATGACGACATCCATCTTGTCTGTGGTGGGTTCGCTCTACCTGGGCTACATCCTCTACTTTGTCCTAAAGGACTTCTGCTTCATCTGCATCACCACATATGCGCTGAACTTCATTCTCTTTATTCTCAACTACAAGCGACTGGTTTACTTGAATGAGGCCTGGAAGCAGCAGCTCCAGGCTAAGCAGGACTAAGCTGTTGAGAGCGGCAAGGAAAAtatgacaaacaaacaacaacaaaaaaagaaatgtgaccTCTGAACATTTGACTTGCCACCAGGAGACCTTGCTTCCAAACAATGTTTATTCTGCTGTgtgttcaaaaaaaaaaaagaaaaaaagaagaaatttaaCTTAAATGTTGGGCCTGACATCTCGATGTTGCAAACACAGAAGGATCTGTAAGtgaaagattttctttttaattttttttttccttgtttgaCATTGTACTCAC harbors:
- the znhit3 gene encoding zinc finger HIT domain-containing protein 3, translating into MQICSVCSEQTPKYRCPACKIRYCSLGCYKRHKDTCLPVDQPAPIDPEAKDAFNPEPWTVEDLLHENDIIDKVPLQRLQLLGQSKELRDLLCNPHLRQLLRSIDSADSKDDAMKAAMQEPLFVEFSDQCLKIVEKAKSSNEADDL
- the vkorc1l1 gene encoding vitamin K epoxide reductase complex subunit 1-like protein 1; protein product: MMAAPVLRVSTPRWERIARLLVCLLGILLSLYAFHVEREKARDPSYKAMCDVSSSISCSKVFSSRWGRGFGLLGSIFGNDSALNQPNSVYGIGFYAFQLLLGMTVSAMAALILMTTSILSVVGSLYLGYILYFVLKDFCFICITTYALNFILFILNYKRLVYLNEAWKQQLQAKQD